In one Candidatus Tanganyikabacteria bacterium genomic region, the following are encoded:
- a CDS encoding acetyl-CoA C-acyltransferase yields MTTDRTVIVSAARTPFGKLSGSLGSQTAVDLGAHVIREALSRARVDPAQVDNVIMGMVLQAGAGQIPSRQAALKAGLPSTVHSLTINKVCASGMRALTLSDQFQRLGDGAVFVAGGMESMTNAPYYLPKARQGYRMGNGELVDGMIYDGLWCAFHDVHMGEHGHTVSQEFGISRDEMDEWAARSHQLAHAAWEAGKFNDEVAPVLIPQGKKDPVLVARDESIRADTTKEGLAKLKPVFGGKEGLITAGNAPGINDGACALVLMSESKARQLGLEPLAAIVGYGFVATDPPYLHTVPAMAIGRALAKADLTVDQLDLLEINEAFAAVTLTSLRMLAAERVLVGANVQAGSGLQSGKVEIGQVSDARLAALEERTNVNGGAVAMGHPIGASGARIVATLALELARRGGRYGAAGICSGSAQGDAVIVENLRR; encoded by the coding sequence ATGACAACGGATCGTACGGTAATCGTCAGCGCGGCGCGCACGCCTTTCGGGAAGCTGAGCGGATCGCTCGGGTCCCAGACGGCGGTCGACCTGGGCGCGCACGTCATCAGGGAAGCCCTGAGCCGGGCCCGCGTCGACCCCGCGCAGGTGGACAACGTCATCATGGGCATGGTGCTCCAGGCCGGCGCCGGCCAGATCCCGTCGCGCCAGGCGGCGCTCAAGGCCGGCCTGCCCAGCACGGTGCACAGCCTCACGATCAACAAGGTGTGCGCGTCGGGCATGCGCGCTCTGACGCTCTCCGACCAGTTCCAGCGCCTGGGCGACGGCGCGGTCTTCGTCGCGGGCGGCATGGAGAGCATGACGAACGCTCCCTACTACCTGCCCAAGGCTCGCCAGGGCTACCGCATGGGCAACGGCGAGCTCGTCGACGGCATGATCTATGACGGCCTCTGGTGCGCGTTCCACGACGTCCACATGGGCGAGCACGGCCACACCGTCTCGCAGGAGTTCGGCATCTCCCGCGACGAGATGGACGAGTGGGCCGCCCGCAGCCACCAGCTCGCCCACGCGGCCTGGGAGGCCGGCAAGTTCAATGACGAGGTCGCCCCGGTCCTCATCCCGCAGGGCAAGAAGGATCCGGTGCTGGTGGCCCGCGACGAGAGCATCCGCGCCGACACCACCAAGGAGGGCCTGGCCAAGCTCAAGCCGGTCTTCGGCGGCAAGGAGGGCCTCATCACCGCGGGCAACGCCCCGGGAATCAACGACGGCGCGTGCGCGCTGGTGCTGATGAGCGAGTCCAAGGCCAGGCAGCTGGGCCTCGAGCCCCTGGCGGCCATCGTCGGCTACGGCTTCGTGGCCACCGATCCGCCGTACCTGCACACGGTGCCCGCCATGGCCATCGGGCGGGCGCTGGCGAAGGCCGACCTCACGGTGGATCAACTGGACCTGCTCGAGATCAACGAGGCCTTCGCGGCGGTCACGCTGACCAGCCTGCGCATGCTGGCCGCCGAACGCGTGCTGGTCGGCGCCAACGTCCAGGCCGGCTCGGGCCTCCAGAGCGGCAAGGTCGAGATCGGGCAGGTGAGCGACGCCCGCCTGGCCGCCCTCGAGGAGCGCACCAACGTCAACGGCGGCGCGGTTGCCATGGGCCACCCCATCGGGGCCTCGGGGGCCCGCATCGTGGCCACGCTCGCGCTGGAGCTGGCGCGGCGCGGCGGTCGCTACGGCGCGGCCGGCATCTGCTCGGGCTCGGCCCAGGGCGATGCGGTGATCGTCGAGAATCTGCGCAG